The following DNA comes from Caretta caretta isolate rCarCar2 chromosome 25, rCarCar1.hap1, whole genome shotgun sequence.
AAAGCCAAATGAAGCGGAGGAAAAGGGATGGCTCTGACTCAGGCAGAACCATTGGTGGATTGATGCCAGTGGAGGCGAGGCGGCAGGCGAGgcactctcatgcttcagggagtACCAGGCTCGCTGCAAAGGGTCAGGAAGGAAGGCCCCTCTGCTTCCTCCTACTCCCACTGCAGAGCTGCCTAGGCGCACGGTGCAGAAGGGATTGTCCACCTTCCCCTAGGAGCACAGACATGGGACTCTGAGCAGAGGGgttatggggctggggcaggacagcTCCCTCCTACTGTAGGCGGGATAGAGGCAGGACACAGGCCTTCGCATGAGACCCTGGTACGAAGGGGTTCACGGCTCCGCTCGGCCCAGCCAGCAGGTTAGAAGTGACGGCGCCTCCCTACCGCAGGAGGCGAACTTGAGGGAGAGGACGCagctctcgtggaggtggagctGGTACTTGTCCGGCTTGGCCACGTGCAGGATCTCCACGTTGCTGCTCTCCATGCCGACGGCCAGCCACTCCCCCGAGGGACAGTAGCCCAGCGAGAAGATCTGGGGGAGAAGGCAGAGTCAGGCCCTGGGAAACGGGTCCCTGCCCGGCTGGCTCTGCGGGAGAGGGGAGAGCGCCGTGCGGCGACTGCCCCCACCCGCTCGGGCTCTGCGGCGCCCCCTACCTGGGAACTGAAGTCGTGCTGCTGAAGCTGACGCCCCTCCCGCAGGTCCCAGCACCGCACCGTGTTATCCAGCCCCCCCGTCCACAGCTTGGTGCCGTCGTTGGAGATATCGATGCAGCTGGCGCCGTCCGTGTGGCCCTGGAACTGTCTGGAGGGGAGAGCGCGGCCGTCAGGCCCCGGAGCCTGCTGCAGGATCGGGTCCTGCGGCCAGGCAGCTCCTCCCCGCTCCAGCGCCAGCCAGCCGCACCGCCCCGCGCCCTGGGAAGGGATGCCTAGCCGGCGGCAGGCAGACCCCGGGCCTCACCTGACCAGAGTCTGGTTCGGCAGGTCCCACCCCAGCAGTCCATGCACCCCGAGGTGTGACCGTCGCCAACCGGCAACGAGAGGCAGAGGTCACCCGGCTGATCCCAGCCGCATGCACTTGACCCGGGGGGACCACACAGGGAAGGCCCTGCGAGCTACGGGGGCGTGGAGCGGGCCTCACCTGACCAGAGTCTGGTTCTGCAGGTCCCACACCACGATGTTGCCATCGCTGCAGCAGGAGAAGCAGACCTTGGCGTCGGGGCTGATGGCCAGGGCGTAGCAGGCGGGCGCCGAGGAGGTCAGCTCCGCCTTGATGCGGGGGGTGGGCGCGGCCAGGTCCCAGATGGACAAGGTGCTGGCCTCGCCCCCCACGATGAGGCTGCGCCCGTCCGGGAGGAGCTTGCAGGAGCGGATGTAGTTGTCACGgttctggggaagggagaggaggtggagcaAAGGGGTCAGTTACTGTCACGGCTCAGACATCCGCTCGAGTCCTAACTAGGGGCCAGTTGAGGCCTCCCAGCTCCGGAGGGGACTCCCATGGGAGAAACCCCAGCGGATAGGACCATCTGCAGTGCGCCCGTCTGGGCGATGGGAAGAGACCTGCAGCCCACACCCTCCGGAGCTTGGCTTCCGGCACTGAACACACATGCCTGGGGGGCCCAAGAGGGGGCCTTCATTTTACTAGCACGCGATTGTTAGTGCTTCATGCCCACAGCATCGGCTCTCCGCAGCAGCTGCTCAACAGACACGGCTGGTTCTGGCACATGAACAAGAGGAGCAACCATGCAAGAGCCTGCGGGATGGGGCTCATGGCCAGGAGCAGATTAGTCAGGAGGGACACAGGCCCTTCTCCCAGGTGGGAAGGGCTAGTGATCAGGACACTGTAGGAGACCTggagtctattcccagctctgccacagactccacaTATGACCTTGGTCAATTCACTTAGCctagctgtgcctcagtttccttacctGTCAAATGGTGACAgcagcacttccctgcctcacaaagGTGGTCATggatttaaggccagaatgggCCACTATGTTCATCTCGTCTAGCCTCCTTCCTAACACAGAACAGAGAACCTTCTCCAAATAATTTATGCACCACCTCCAATTACTAAAATACAGATTTCCCCTCTCCTAAATTTCCAATGCAGCTTGAAATGATCATGACTCATCCGCTTCCTTGTTTATGCATCAGTATCTTCAAGGTCAGCACAACTCCAGGAAGAAGATTTGTTACCAGACTGCTGCTTTAAGGCCAGCAGGAAGATAGCTCTGTATTTTGTTATCAGAAAGGGACatacttgaaatctagtcaggcAATGCTAAAAAGAGAGTTCCAGGTCCTGTCCCTGCCTCAGTGGCCCCAGAATCCCATTTTCCAGGATGTGTCTCTCTCATTAAACGAGGGACTACAGACCCCATAAGCAAAAGCAGAAACGGACTAcggccaatcctgcaaacacttatgcaagtgcttagctttaagcacatgtgtaagtatttgcaggaccaGGGCGTCAAGGACTAGATCCAGGGGAAAACAGTGAAACTGGTTACGCACATCACTGTCAAAACCAACAGACTCATTTCCTGTCCGCAATAGTAATCCGCTCCCCGTGTCCTCCTAACATATCAGCCAGGGAATAGCGCGGCTACATTTTCATTCTCACCAGATCATGACGAATGTGGACAGAGCTTTGAAAACCATGCGAGCCCTGTGCATGGGGGTGCGTTCACACAACACTGGGCTCGTGTGCACGCGTGTGTTCCTCAATTGGGGTGCATGCTACTGAAGGATTTTTGCCCTTTGTATATGCATAGGGCCTTTTCTCTAAGGATCTGAGAGTGCTTTATACCACCACCCCGccctttcatccacagatcttaAACCACTTGACacaggaggtcagtatcatcacCCCTGTTTTCTAGATGGGGAAAACCGAGACATACGGAGGCAGATTGACTTGCCTGTGGTgacccagcaggctagtggcagagcaaggaacagaacccagccccctccctgagtCCCAATCCACACTGCTTGATTCGAGGCCCGGCTCTCTAAGGAAGTAGCTCAGTTATATTAgctccaatttacagatgggtaaactaagCCACAAACATCAAGTAATTTGCGCACAGTTTAAAGGGAGGTGAAATTTGGAGGTGGGGTGAGGCACGGAGCAGGGTTTAAATTTatgtccattaattttttttaacgaCTCCCTGTGACACACAAAGGCCTACACGCTACCGCCAGAGGATAAAATGCACCGACTGGGAGATACTGAGATATTCTGATGACGGGGGCCAGAGACACACCTAGACAGAGATACCCAGGCTGCTATTGGCCACCAATGCTCACAAAATCCTTTGCACCCAGCATCGTATCGAAGTACCAAGAGGCCCAAATCCTCTTTGTGGAGTTTCTACTGAACTAATTTCTTGTCTTAAACGGTCACATTAGCCCAGCGGCCACGCCCCACCTCAAAGGCGGCAGCCAGGAGTGATGGGGTATATTCAGGCTAATTTGCAGACAACCTCCCATTTGTTTCTCTGGGTGGGAACTTTGCACCGACGCTCATTGCGCCCGCAGGTCTCTGGTAGTCTCCGGGAGCACCTCTCTTACTCCTCTTGGAGAGCTGCTTAAATGCAAGATGCCCATCTAAATGCTTCCCTAAACCGGACACATCCATGTGCTCTCATCTGCACCCACAAACACTGGAGGCTGCATCCAGCCCAGCAGGGTCTGTCCCCCTCGAGGCTGCACCGGAATTCAGAGGACATAAAGAACATAggagctgccatactgggtcagaccaatggtccatttagcccagtatccgaCAGCAGCCAATACCAGAGCGTCAGAGGAGTATGTCCAGAACAGGGCAGCTGGAGTGATCCACCCCAGTCTTCCCCTCCTGGccgtcagaggtttagggttgacCCAAGCACGGCATTGTAtcccttagctaacagccattgacggacctaacCTCCACGAACTTAACCGGGttcgaaaaagaactagatatttGGCCAGAACAAcgtcccctggcagtgagttccacaggttgattgtgtgttgtgtgaagaaatacttccttccgcttgtattaaacctgctgcctactaattccATCAGGTGACTCCTGGGTTGTGTGAAGAGGTGAACAACACTTCTCCAAATCaccttctctataccagtcatgattttatagacctctctcataccCCCTTTCTAAGCTGACCAGCCCTAATCCATTTCTGcttctcttgtcctgccctccaACCCTTCCCCTTACCAGGCAGTCCAGCTGCGCCACGGGCGTCTTGGTCCCAGGCTGCCCCACGTCCCACACCTTCACGCAGCCCTTGCCCCCCGTGTAGACGTGCCGGGTGGAGTTGCTGATGGTGACGGCGCAGACCACCTCGCCGTGGGTCAGGGTGTGGAGCTGGCGGGCGTGCCGGGGGATGCCGGTGCCGATAAGGGCGTCGGGAGGGAAGGGGACCGGCTGCATCTGCCCGTCGGCGCTCACGTGGAAGGAGTAGgcgctggaggagggggagaggcatCAGCAAGACCCAGTCCCCTGAGCAAACTGGGTCCGGTtctccctccactcccagagggcaCATCACATTAATCAAAGCCCAGCATCAAACCCAACACCTCCTCGAagccaggggtgatttaaagggaaggaggcagctcagcagcagcagctggatctGCTTTGCCATCCAATGCCCCAGACTCACACCTGGCCAGGGCTACGCCCAACATGGAAAGGGGGCACACAAGGGGAATCCCCGCCGCCccggcacagcccccccccccccatcagctcagctcgcagccccctgccagaggGATCTCCCTCGCCCTGGTGTGTGCAGCACTTACGGTTTGCCCGAGGTCCCCGCCTGCATgccggccgccagccccgggaCACGCATGTGGCAGTGGGGGTCGTAGCCAATCTAGCCAAGCAGAGAAGAGAATTCCCTTCAGTCACCTGCAGGAGGAGGCCGGCCGGCCGCCTCCCCGCCACCCCACCAGTGCACTCACCAGAGGGGAGCGGCCGTAGCCGGTGGCTCCCACGGCCGCTGCTGCCCCGTTGAGCTGCGAGGACACCAGGTGCAGCCCCGCGTAGGCGCCAGCCCCGGCCATGTCGCCGTTGACGGAGGGGTGCGCCATGCCGAAGGTGGCCGGGTAGGAGCTCTGCATGGCCAGCGGGTTCCTCAGGCCCagagctgggaaaggagaaagtcaCAGAGATAGAGGAGCAGCAGTGGCCAGGaccgggggcgggagggaagagctTAGGGCCAACCCAAGCTATGGTGTGAACAGGCCCAACCTCACTGCTGTCCCTGGGAGCAGCATCCGCTGGCCAACGTGCTCGAGGAGCACGGACGGGGAGCTGCCTTGCTGACCGTCGGGCAGCTGGCTCTGCCTtcggctgccccccgccccattcaGCCCTGGCGCTCAGCGAGGCTCCAGCCCCGGCTCTAGGGCTGCCCCCTGGCTTTGGGAGCTGATGGCTGGGTACCTGGAGCCAAGTTCTCATTCTCCCAGGACGAGGCCTCTTAGAGCCACCGGACTTGATATCACAGAGGTGGAGGAGGCGGCTGCTGGGGCATCCTTTCCCCATCACACCACTCCAGCCTGGCCGGGGTGCCCTGTCCCAGCAGCCTGGCCAGGCTCCAGGTTAGCCAGGTATGGCCCGTGGTGCCACTTCTTGAAACATGGGAAGCACCCGACTGGGGTCCAGTCCCCCGCACAGGGCAGCGCCAGAGCCAGCGGCCCGGGCAGCCAAAGCCCAGTCTCCGGGGTCACCGCAACAGGCTGTTCTGCATCCAAGTGCGGAGCGACTGCGTCTcgctgccccccagccagcgtCACCTCAGGGgtctccccagcctcccactaCCTGACGAATCCGCCGAGGGCTTCGCTGCCCCCGGGCGGAACTGCTGGGCGGTGCTGCTGGACCCTGGCACCGTGGCGTCCCCTGGGGAAGTCGGGGTGCTGGACTTCAAACCGGGAGCTGCGGCTTTCTCCGCCTGCAAAGCGGAGAGTCCGACTCAAACCTCGCCGCAGCAGCGGCCTGGAaatgccctgccccccccgggcaCCGCCTCCAGACAGGGCTTTTCGGGGCaccaaaccccaccccagagcttgcactctGCTCTGGCAACCCCCTCCCagccactgctctgcagcccctctAGCCCCGAACGGGCAGCCACCCAAGCCTCTGATTTACTGACTGGTTGGGAGCAGACAGCCCAGCCCGGTTTCCCCCCCAGGAGGAGACGTGCTGGGGCCGAGGCCAGGCCCCAGACAAACATCGCTGTGAAATCGGGGTGCTCCCGTGGGCACGAGAAGGGGGAAACGGAGGACTCTGGAGGGTGACTGCCCTGGCGCTTGTCTAGACTAAAGCCTGGCGTTGGTTTAACTCAGTGTAGTGGCAAGGATACAGCCACACTGCTCTGGCACACAGCACCCCAGCAAGCCAAGCCCGTGCTGTGCAGCAGGCCAGCTACGTCCGTGCCCCCAATGCACAGGGGTCAGCACAGGAGCCTGGCGCAGAGTGGAGAAGGACCCTACGACAGGCCATCAAACTCACCCCACccagggcagaggctggctgcaggAGAAGCCCAGGAAACACGGTCCTACTCTCCCCCCCTGGAGCGGGCAGCGTGGATCTGCCCTTGCAATGGCCTCTGTGGCTGGTGGGGCGGACTCCTCTCCAGCAGAGCCCCCCAGCTCTGGCGGGCTGCCCCCAGGGGCAGAACAGCTCCACTCACACCAGGAGGGGCATGAACCACTCCACTAGCACTAGGCAGAGCGACCCGGCTTGTTCTGCCGAGGATGCAGGCAACTCCTCCGGGCCAGCAGGAGCAAACGCTGGGCTTGGCCACCAGTGCAGAGGCCACGTGGGGCTGGTTTTACATGGTCGCTTCCTGACCATAAGGCCCTGCCCTCTCCTGCCGCACCCAGAGAGAACAAGCAGCCAGTTTCATAGCCCTGAAGTCTGGGCAAAGCCGGACCAGCGTGACAAGGGGACTGTGCTTCCTCCCCGCGCCCTACTGCTCCCTGGATAGCAGGAAACAAACCAACCCCATCACCCCCACATACCGTAGGCTGGTCCTTGCTCCGGGATGGGGAGGTGCTGCTGGACGAGGCCATGGAGGTGGGACTGAGTGGCACGGCCTCCTTTCGCTGCAACGGGACTTTGTCCACCCCATTCTCGCGGGAGGAGTATGAGTGGACGCTGTGCGGTGAGGAGGGGTcctgtggtgggtggggggagaagagagagagagagagcacgagagagagagagagatcgacCGGCCTCAGGTCGGGGGGGCTCCGGCTGCTGACAGGTACAGGAGCCAGGCATCTCCCGCAACACCAGCGGGGAACTCCATACAACAGCCAGAGGCAGGGTGAGCTAgcagttagagcaggggtgggtagACTGGGCCTCTCatctcctgggttctgctcccagctctgggaaggagtggAGCCTCGCaggttagagcagaggggagaACTAGTCCAGATTCCTGCGTGCTCTTCCCACCACTCCGGGTCTAGTGATtcgagcaggactcctgggttccacctCCAACCTCTGCTAAACCCTAGTAGTGCAACCCTAACCTCTGAGGGCCAGTTTTGTCTTTGGTAACAGGGCCAGGCCCTCCCACAAGGAAAGGAGGTTCACGGTGCGTCTAAAGCCCACCAGACTGCACTGCAGCCCATCTAACCGCCAACCAGCCGAGCCAGGGCATGCTCCCCAGCACTGACCTCATCCACCACCAGGTTGTCCTCGCTCTTGTCCGCATCGCTGCCCTGAAACGCAGAGAGAGGAGCGTTCACACCCAGCAGCCGGCGCGGCCCCAAGCACAGAGCTCTGCCCAGCTGGAGACGGGAACCAGGTTTTATCCCAACGGGTCATGGCACCACTTAGGCAGCTTCCCATGGAGGACTGCTTACGGCTGGGCACATGCCAACCCAGCCTAGACAATTAGCTAGTAGAGGGGAGAGGCCTCCCCCTCTCCTGTCCCGGGGACATGCCCCCACCACCAGCAGCTACAAAGAACCACTCACGTAGTCCGTGACAAAGTCCTTCTCCTCGGCCTTCCTCTTCTTGCTGTTGCTCAGGTACTCTGAGATGGCTCGCACCCGCTCCCCGTTGGGCAGCACCAGGGAGCTCTAGGGAACGAGAGGAGAAGCAGATGCCTTACGAAGCTGAGACAGCAGGCCCGGGcttaaccccccccacacacctctttTAAAGAGGGATTGCTGGCCCCAAAGAggcctctgccctccccaccaGAGCAGGATGGACACGGATAACGGCAgagccccccaccctccaccccacgaTGTTCCCACAAGGCCACTGCCTTAGGACAGCTGGATTCTGCTCTGCCCATGGGACACCTAAGCCACTTAACCCTCCCCTGGCTGCATCTCTCGAGCAGTGCGGGACGAACGGAGGCTCCATTCTCCCCTCTGACAAGCCCGCAGGGCAGCAACGCGACCGGCTGATGGGGGCAGGGCGTAAAGCCGGAAGTGGGATCCAGCCAGGAGGTGAGCTCCTGGCTCCAGGGCGTGCGCCTGCCTCTGGACCCAGTTGCCACGCAGCCAGACGGGCGGTTGACGGGCCTTCCCTGGCTGGGACGTGGCTCCTCCAGAACCAGCTTAGGTCCCGGCAgaaagcgggggtgggggcacgGGAAAGAGGAGTGAGCTGAGCTCCATGgcacccagggctctgctggcagCTTGCGGTCAcagccccgcccacccccccgcaGCCTGGTTCCCACTAGCCCGGAGGTttgtgcagggcagcagagtagGCTGGCCATGGGGCCACGTGCACATCAAGAGTTGCAATCTGGGAGatacctcccacccccagacGTGGGCACTCCCAAGCCTACTGAACCAACTGCCTTCTTCTTTCCCCTACTGGCAGGTCTCcgggaaccccccccccactatttGCACAGTGAGAGAGCTGCAGAAGTGCGTGTGTCGGGGTGAAGCAGGGGTGGTGGGCGAAGGAAGAGGGAGATGAATCCAACCCCCCCAACGGGGAAAGTCTGGATTGAGGGCCAGGGTGGACACGGAGGGAGGGCTTCCAGGGTCATAAGCTGCAGCCGCGTCAGCCCGAGTGGGAAGACTTTGCCCACCTCTAGCCCTAGTCATAAGGGGTGCGGAGCCCTCCCGCCAGAACTGCATTCCAAGGGGTGCGCAGCTTCCAGCCCCCATGGCGAGCTGGAGGCCGGGTTCACGCgaagccccctcttccccccgtaGGGAGGTGCCATGCACTGCCTCCCTCCCCGTGCAACACAGAAATGGGGCGGCGCGCGCCAGGAAAGAGATTCAATCCACCATGACCTTGGCCGCCTGCCAGCTCCTTACCAGCTGCAGCAGCTAGGATGCTGCTGAAGGTTGCAACCCCTCTTCCGCCAGACccaccgcctcctcccccacaccgaCAAGGGGAGGGAACCTTCCCCCCCACACGGCTAAAAGGAAGCTTTTAAAgaccaccccccgccctgcccccaacccAATCTCCCTGGCCAAAGCCTCTCGCAGCTGGAAGGAAACAATaagcggaggaggaggagtactTACGGGACCCAGGTCTCGCTCTGTCTCCATGGCAACACGGATCAGCAGCAGGgcaagaaaggaagagagaagagggTGCTGCTTTCATCTCagagcgacccccccccccgcatgcacatgctcccccgcccccccttatTCCTCTCTCCGGGAGGCAGCGTCCGCGGCCACCCACCTCTGCAGCTTGTGGACAGGATGGGGCTGGTCCTGGAGCGGGGGTTCAGCTCCCAGGATTTGGAACCCTGGCAGCCGCCCTGGCTGGGTCCCATCCTGCACCACGGTGCCCAGCCCGAGCGTTCCAAGAGCGcgttgcaccccccccccagcccccgctagCGGCTGGggagttccccccaccccaccaagtaTGTGGCTCCGGGCGGAATTGGCCCTGGCTGTAAGCGACCCCCTGCTGGCAAGGACTGGAGGGAAACtcaaaccccctccccacccagagggCCCGATCCACCGATACCCTGCCCCGTGCCCGGCTGGGATGAGTGAGGCCGAATCACCACCTGCAGCACTTCGCCCCGTCCAATCGCTAACCCCAGTGCAAGACAGGAGGGCGCCCAGAGAGACTGAGAATGGCCTTCACGCGCCGTCCGAGGCTGGCCGGGATGGGGTGTAACCCCAGGGCTCTGCTTCCCCTTGCCAGCCATACCCCAGGTTCCCTACTCTCTCTGGAGTTCACCCTCTTGACAGCTGGGAAGTCAGGGTCAAGTTTCCCTGCTCTCCTAACGCCCTACACCCCGGCCCACAGCCCTACCTCTGTGCTCACTGTCGTGAAGTCCCCTGTCGTCCTTCGGGAGGAGCTGGGCCTGAGCTCCCAGGGCCCCGGACAGAGCCAGCAGCCCAGAGGCTCCACCGAtgctggtgggctgcatgccGGAGGAGTGAGAGGTCAGCGGGATGGGAGGGGCGTGGTGGGACAGGTGCTGCGCCTGGAGCTGATGctgcggagagagagagagcggaaGACCGGGCAGATGAGACGCCAGCGCCTGAGAGGGGGCATCTGcttttccccaccctgccctcaaGAGCCAGGCCAGCCTCGCTGACTCAAGGCTGAGAACCCTTGCAAGCCAGGATCGCCAAAAAGCTGCCGGCAGCGAGATGGACAGAGCCTCACTCCAGCCGTGAAGGAAGCAGAGGTCGCTGCCCAACAGCAGTCAGACGGCAAGCTGGCCGGGGCCCAGAGGAAGCTGGCCTGGCCACTGCAGCCCATGTGGTACCTGCACTACGGACACAGGACGTCAGTCTCCAGAGCTCTCAGTCCAGCCCCTGCCACCGGTGCTACATCCGCTTTAAGAAATAAAGGGAGAGGTCAGAACTACAGCGGCGGGAGGACACGAGTCTGGGCCTTCCCTGAAGAGGGCTCCCAGGTACCATCCCAGACAGGATAACGGCGGCCAAAATAACCCTCTTGCCTCCGCCGCAGCGGTCTTGGCTTCCCCCTGGCCACCTGAGATATCACAAgccaggagccaggctgggctagcAGCGTAATTCACCACACGCAACAATCCTCTGCTTCGGCCGGCCACCACTTTCCCCCTTCCTTGGTGAGTTTTGGATGGCTAACACTGGGAAGATGGtggcaaaaaaaaatctcttcccaATAGGGCcacttgtcaatttcacttgcaaaccaaaaaaaaataaaccccaagCCCATCCCTTTCTCCATCTGAGTCCCTAACACCCCTTTAATAAAAGTCAATTACAATCCACTTTGCATTCTGCACGCTTTACTTTCCACATTTCTCTCCGTGGGGCCAGAGAGAGCCTGTTTCACTCTTGTTCAGAGTCctgtttcatttgcatttttagGGCTCAAACACTCAGGTGGCAAACTACAGCAGGGAAAAGTCTCTGTTTACAATGCGACAGAAAGCTGGTCAGAGAAGCACCTTGCCTGGCGTTCATTTTTTAATAAGAACCTTGTGggggcatttgatttttttctttttacaatcaaTACAGAGGATGAATCTGGAGTCACAACAGAGCTTGATTGTGACCTTTCAACTAAAAATAGGCATAGAAGGATCCCATGTTTGTTGGTAAATGTCATTTtcaccatatacacacacattgtttCCAGCAACACTAACCGAAACTTACAAACAGGCCAAGTAAGAAAAATACTCCTTGTAAAGTGTTTAAGAGTTTTTAATTTGTGTATATTGACACTTGAGGTGATGTtggcagtttgtgttttaatggttataaagttttaacttctTGATTCTCAGCATCGACTGCCAATAAATAATTGGCTGATccacccataatttcccacaatggTGAAAATGGAAACATATGGggaaaatgctttaaaagaaTCGATATTATTCATcaaaattacatataaaaatagtGAATTCGGCCAAGCCTTGCTAAAAGGGGTGATGCCTGTGGGTACATAACCCCCGACATACCAGCCCCCAGAACCCTCAGCACCCACATCTGTTGAGCAACAGCAGCAGGATAGCGTCACACATCAATTGTCCAGCCCTGCCATGATCCAGCTCCATCATTTTTAATTTATGCCTCCTAAGCAGTGCTCCTCTGCCTCACCAAGGTAGGCAAGCGCTAATGCTCTTCGACCCACATTTGGGGGAGCCTCTTCTCTCCTGCACCATTTGTTCTGCTTCTGTCACATCCAGGTCTCTAAGCCTCCAACTCTCAGCTGCGTTCAGCTTTCCCCATCACAGCTTGGACGAGCCGAGCTGCCAATCCTCCCCGCCGCAAGGATCCATAACGCTGCCTCGTCTTGGTTTGTTCCAGGCGCTCTGCTCGGCGTCTCATGTCCCCAATCCTTGGCACGCCGTGCCAAATCCAATTACCCTGTTCCATTATCATTTTCACATCCCTCCGTTTAAAGGCTCTCATAATCTGCTCATTAAGTGCGGCTATGGAGCAAGTTGTCACCGCTCCTTTATTGGGCCTCCGCTTCCTTCCCCGTTTTATTTCTGCCAGCGTCTCACATGCTTCCCCTCCGCTCTCAGCCCCAGGGTGGGATTACGCTTCCCTTATCCTCCCACCACTCAGTACAAAGTCCCCAAGAGGGCTGGCTGCGCGCCCCCATCCATCCACCTGGCTGGCAACTGGCCTGACACAGAGACAGCCATCCCAGCTCCCCTAATGCACATTCGCCAACTTTCAAGGGCGCTCGTCTCCCCACGTCCCTGACCAATAGCTCTTCTCTGGCCTTTGAAACCCACACAGTCCCCCAAGGCCAAGAAAGGGGCAGCCCAACCTTAAAGACAATTCTAGGGGCCGCGCTCAGTGGGGACTGAATGGGGTTGGGTTAACACACTC
Coding sequences within:
- the LOC125627351 gene encoding transducin-like enhancer protein 1 isoform X1, which gives rise to MFPQNRPPVHLQAPAVASTAASTVSTTPQSLKLTYPETLDRIKEEFQFLQNQYHSLKLECEKLATEKTEIQRHYVMYYEMSYGLNIEMHKQTEIAKRLNVICAQLIPFLSQEHQQQVVQAVERAKQVTMAELNTAIGHQLQAQHLSHHAPPIPLTSHSSGMQPTSIGGASGLLALSGALGAQAQLLPKDDRGLHDSEHRERDLGPSSLVLPNGERVRAISEYLSNSKKRKAEEKDFVTDYGSDADKSEDNLVVDEDPSSPHSVHSYSSRENGVDKVPLQRKEAVPLSPTSMASSSSTSPSRSKDQPTAEKAAAPGLKSSTPTSPGDATVPGSSSTAQQFRPGAAKPSADSSALGLRNPLAMQSSYPATFGMAHPSVNGDMAGAGAYAGLHLVSSQLNGAAAAVGATGYGRSPLIGYDPHCHMRVPGLAAGMQAGTSGKPAYSFHVSADGQMQPVPFPPDALIGTGIPRHARQLHTLTHGEVVCAVTISNSTRHVYTGGKGCVKVWDVGQPGTKTPVAQLDCLNRDNYIRSCKLLPDGRSLIVGGEASTLSIWDLAAPTPRIKAELTSSAPACYALAISPDAKVCFSCCSDGNIVVWDLQNQTLVRQFQGHTDGASCIDISNDGTKLWTGGLDNTVRCWDLREGRQLQQHDFSSQIFSLGYCPSGEWLAVGMESSNVEILHVAKPDKYQLHLHESCVLSLKFASCGKWFVSTGKDNLLNAWRTPYGASIFQSKESSSVLSCDISTDDQFIVTGSGDKKATVYEVIY
- the LOC125627351 gene encoding transducin-like enhancer protein 1 isoform X2, coding for MFPQNRPPVHLQAPAVASTAASTVSTTPQSLKLTYPETLDRIKEEFQFLQNQYHSLKLECEKLATEKTEIQRHYVMYYEMSYGLNIEMHKQTEIAKRLNVICAQLIPFLSQEHQQQVVQAVERAKQHQLQAQHLSHHAPPIPLTSHSSGMQPTSIGGASGLLALSGALGAQAQLLPKDDRGLHDSEHRERDLGPSSLVLPNGERVRAISEYLSNSKKRKAEEKDFVTDYGSDADKSEDNLVVDEDPSSPHSVHSYSSRENGVDKVPLQRKEAVPLSPTSMASSSSTSPSRSKDQPTAEKAAAPGLKSSTPTSPGDATVPGSSSTAQQFRPGAAKPSADSSALGLRNPLAMQSSYPATFGMAHPSVNGDMAGAGAYAGLHLVSSQLNGAAAAVGATGYGRSPLIGYDPHCHMRVPGLAAGMQAGTSGKPAYSFHVSADGQMQPVPFPPDALIGTGIPRHARQLHTLTHGEVVCAVTISNSTRHVYTGGKGCVKVWDVGQPGTKTPVAQLDCLNRDNYIRSCKLLPDGRSLIVGGEASTLSIWDLAAPTPRIKAELTSSAPACYALAISPDAKVCFSCCSDGNIVVWDLQNQTLVRQFQGHTDGASCIDISNDGTKLWTGGLDNTVRCWDLREGRQLQQHDFSSQIFSLGYCPSGEWLAVGMESSNVEILHVAKPDKYQLHLHESCVLSLKFASCGKWFVSTGKDNLLNAWRTPYGASIFQSKESSSVLSCDISTDDQFIVTGSGDKKATVYEVIY
- the LOC125627351 gene encoding transducin-like enhancer protein 1 isoform X3, whose product is MAELNTAIGHQLQAQHLSHHAPPIPLTSHSSGMQPTSIGGASGLLALSGALGAQAQLLPKDDRGLHDSEHRERDLGPSSLVLPNGERVRAISEYLSNSKKRKAEEKDFVTDYGSDADKSEDNLVVDEDPSSPHSVHSYSSRENGVDKVPLQRKEAVPLSPTSMASSSSTSPSRSKDQPTAEKAAAPGLKSSTPTSPGDATVPGSSSTAQQFRPGAAKPSADSSALGLRNPLAMQSSYPATFGMAHPSVNGDMAGAGAYAGLHLVSSQLNGAAAAVGATGYGRSPLIGYDPHCHMRVPGLAAGMQAGTSGKPAYSFHVSADGQMQPVPFPPDALIGTGIPRHARQLHTLTHGEVVCAVTISNSTRHVYTGGKGCVKVWDVGQPGTKTPVAQLDCLNRDNYIRSCKLLPDGRSLIVGGEASTLSIWDLAAPTPRIKAELTSSAPACYALAISPDAKVCFSCCSDGNIVVWDLQNQTLVRQFQGHTDGASCIDISNDGTKLWTGGLDNTVRCWDLREGRQLQQHDFSSQIFSLGYCPSGEWLAVGMESSNVEILHVAKPDKYQLHLHESCVLSLKFASCGKWFVSTGKDNLLNAWRTPYGASIFQSKESSSVLSCDISTDDQFIVTGSGDKKATVYEVIY